The following coding sequences lie in one Arachis ipaensis cultivar K30076 chromosome B05, Araip1.1, whole genome shotgun sequence genomic window:
- the LOC107642199 gene encoding secoisolariciresinol dehydrogenase-like, with translation MASFSHLPHAAKRLEGKVVLITGGARGLGECMARLFCKNGAKVVIADIRDQQGLALQDTIGVQFATYVHCDVTKEDDVENAVNLAISKYQKLDIIVNNAMQIDDAKPSILDNDVSEFERVLRVNLTGPFLGIKHAARVMIPEKKGSIVNVGSVCSSIGGVATHAYTSSKHGLIGLTKNAAAELGKFGIRVNCLSPYFIANDAAKEFFKLDDEGCLNVYSNLKGIHLMEEDVAQAALYLASDESKYISGHNLAVDGGFTTINPIFGVFSQS, from the exons ATGGCAAGCTTTTCACATCTCCCACATGCTGCAAAAAG ACTTGAAGGAAAGGTGGTTTTGATTACCGGTGGCGCTAGGGGCCTTGGTGAGTGCATGGCAAGGCTGTTCTGCAAAAATGGCGCCAAGGTTGTGATTGCCGACATTCGAGACCAACAAGGACTCGCCCTCCAAGATACCATAGGAGTTCAATTCGCAACCTATGTACATTGTGATGTAACTAAAGAAGATGATGTTGAAAATGCAGTTAACTTAGCAATATCAAAGTATCAAAAACTAGACATAATTGTTAACAATGCTATGCAAATAGATGATGCTAAGCCTAGCATTCTTGATAATGATGTGTCTGAATTCGAGCGCGTTCTTAGAGTTAACCTCACAGGGCCTTTCTTGGGAATCAAGCATGCAGCTAGAGTGATGATCCCAGAGAAAAAGGGTAGTATTGTAAATGTGGGAAGTGTATGTTCAAGCATTGGAGGAGTTGCAACTCATGCATACACAAGCTCCAAGCATGGCTTAATTGGACTCACAAAGAATGCTGCtgctgaacttggaaaatttGGGATAAGAGTGAATTGCTTGTCTCCTTACTTTATTGCAAATGATGCAGCTAAAGAGTTCTTCAAACTTGATGATGAAGGGTGTTTAAATGTTTATTCCAATCTTAAAGGGATTCATTTGATGGAAGAAGATGTAGCACAAGCTGCACTTTATTTGGCTAGTGATGAGTCCAAGTACATCAGTGGTCATAATCTAGCTGTGGATGGTGGTTTCACTACAATCAATCCAAtttttggtgtgttctcacaatCTTAA